The following coding sequences are from one Papilio machaon chromosome 8, ilPapMach1.1, whole genome shotgun sequence window:
- the LOC123721173 gene encoding uncharacterized protein LOC123721173 produces METDPPSEPPDPGATPSRKRQADDGTVSSSSKKSLSDPSQANPSIGNLYIHPSFAEGLKSYANDDKGPFVVQVSRDVEDPTSGASLRAITFGQFLHKHKISSILHDGVKNVGRNKIIVEFSTAHAANHFLINPILSLCKFKAFIPTYNMTRMGLVKGVPIDWSMSELVQSLELPPGCGEVLKARRLNRKTTQENVTTWIPTQSVVLTFRGQILPSKVYSYHTSLPIETYKLPTIQCLNCCRFGHTKTICRSQPRCYRCSQSHAGESCEIDKNLASCLHCSGKHFANDKACPEFTRQQSIKVIMSQNNISYMEAAAQFPSVRRSYAEMAKEMFTPPAYSPKTPSCPTTQPTPKTSYRQTTFRSPRPRAPPGKGYDRGAHQNIVGECASSLPNGHALNQNSPPNETLPMLEQLSTLLLSLITPCSDIPLPSNVAKNISKLFKILQDGPNNHTSMEQ; encoded by the exons ATGGAAACAGACCCTCCAAGCGAACCTCCCGATCCGGGAGCCACTCCTTCCCGCAAACGGCAAGCAGACGATGGAACAGTCTCCTCCTCttctaaaaaatctttgtctgATCCCTCCCAAGCAAACCCATCTATaggaaatttatatattcaccCGTCATTTGCCGAAGGCCTTAAATCTTACGCCAACGATGATAAAGGTCCATTCGTCGTCCAAGTCTCTAGGGACGTCGAAGACCCGACTTCCGGAGCCTCGTTAAGAGCCATTACTTTTGGTCAATTCCttcacaaacataaaataagcTCCATCTTACATGATGGTGTTAAAAACGTTGGTCGTAACAAAATAATCGTCGAGTTTTCGACAGCTCATGCAGCCAACCACTTCCTTATCAATCCTATCCTCTCCCTATGTAAATTCAAAGCCTTCATCCCCACATATAATATGACCAGAATGGGATTGGTGAAGGGAGTCCCCATAGACTGGTCGATGAGTGAGCTCGTTCAATCTTTGGAGCTTCCCCCAGGCTGTGGTGAG gtgcTCAAAGCCCGAAGGTTGAACAGAAAAACAACTCAGGAAAATGTCACCACCTGGATACCGACTCAGTCTGTTGTCCTGACCTTTAGGGGTCAAATACTTCCAAGTAAAGTTTATTCCTACCACACATCCTTACCTATCGAAACCTACAAACTTCCTACCATTCAATGCTTAAACTGCTGTCGTTTTGGCCATACCAAAACAATCTGCAGATCACAACCCAGGTGTTATAGGTGCTCCCAGTCCCATGCAGGGGAATCTTgtgaaatagataaaaatctaGCCTCATGTCTACATTGCTCAGGCAAACATTTTGCCAATGACAAGGCTTGTCCTGAATTCACTAGACAGCAatcaattaaagtaattatgtcTCAGAATAATATATCCTACATGGAAGCGGCAGCTCAATTCCCTTCTGTCCGGCGATCCTATGCTGAGATGGCAAAGGAAATGTTTACTCCTCCCGCCTATTCACCTAAGACCCCCTCCTGTCCGACAACTCAACCCACACCCAAAACTTCCTACCGTCAAACAACATTCCGGTCTCCTCGCCCTCGAGCCCCACCAGGCAAGGGTTATGACAGAGGTGCTCACCAGAATATTGTTGGTGAATGTGCTTCATCCCTTCCGAATGGACATGCTCTTAATCAAAATTCTCCCCCCAATGAAACTCTACCTATGTTAGAACAACTTTCCACTCTCCTTCTCAGTCTTATCACTCCTTGTAGTGACATTCCTCTACCGTCCAACGTTGCCAAAAACATTtccaaactttttaaaatcctCCAAGATGGCCCCAACAACCATACTTCAATGGAACAGTAA